atatctagatattaatgaggaaaaatctagatgttaaaatgtaaaaatctagatatttttatgtgataaaaatatctagatatttatccatggaaaaatctagtgtgtagaagtttccatggagtagtataaatatgggtggtgattttatttgtgagtaagttgtgagagtgaaataagaagtgagtagtgaagaagagaagaagagtgtgagttagcgaaagtagagaagagaaagcttgtaagtaatattgtaattgtaatttaatataagtgtttttgttaagtttcccgatcaagccttagtttgtgtttaagttcttagtgcacttttgttgttcttattatatggtcggctctgccgcctaagtgatacatggtcggttataccgcctaaatgatatatggtcgacactgtcgcctaaatattattgtgcactaaggatttataaaattaaaggctaaccaacgtcaaagtgttggtctagtgagtgagtataacctaggtcctctatagtgggtgtgttgggctcgtcaaagCTTCCAACACTAGTGAGAATGCAAAACTGAATAAACAAATATCAAATATGTTAGAAAtcgggtatgaattgactgccggattcgttcttaaATCGTGTAATTACTATCTCTATAAAGTATTTTGACCCTACGATTGCCACGgtttcacgaaatctttacagggatcaaacaagaacgcaatcagtgtttttggcaacgaaatcactgatcaaattgttagagaatatgtgtaTGTTTATGTTGGTTTGATGAATGCAGAATGAATGAACAAAAAACGTCCATAAACTGATATAGGATAACAGTTAAACCGAAAGGGTGTAACCCTTTAATTTTGGCGGGAAAGTCGGTTATACCAAAAGGCATACCTATTCGCTGACACTTATTCGAATGTAACTTTTCTAGTTAACGAATAGTGCAATTTCTGTTGAGGTttcggggcgctgccccttggactccGTAAGGGGGCGCAGCCCCCTTCACCCCCGCATTTTGCGCGACAGTTAGCAGCCAACTCTTAcgagcgtgtactccacactctccgaacccaTTGGTAAATATAGCtagctaacacctgcattcaagtaaatcgcaactaactaaaatgtacgttcgatgacactaaaatcaccagcaaaatatttaaattaattaacatAACCATAAATAAAAGCCTTCAATCCATTCTAACGAGAATGCAAAATCGAATAAAAAAACATCATATCCTTTTGtacataataagcaaaaatcataaAAGATTGCAAGAACACGGCTAGTGTCTCGATTTCAGTTTTAAAGCAATAACTAATGCCAGAGGCGCGGTATGTGGCAAATGCGATAACCATGACCCCCGGAATCTAGGGTTCGAAAAATGAATGTAGCTTAATTTTTCCCGCCAACCATTCACCCCCGTTATGATTTGTGAAATTTTGCCTCAAAGGGTACCATATCCAAATACCTTTGTTCTGCAATCAAAGATAGTGGTTGTAAATACGATGGAGATTGTGCAGGGGCGATTCTACCTTATAGGTTGTGGGGTCCGATGACCCCACTACTTCGAAATTTTTTTATACAATGTACTcttcaaattgtataggacaccactaaattcaaCTATAGGACCCCATATAATTTTAAAATTTGAGGTTTTTTTGAGTTAAACAACCACTAAAGTACCCTTAAAATATAATTAGCTCTGAAATTTTTTTGAGGGACCCCATTGGGTTTTCATCCTAGATTCGTCACTGAGATTGTGGTGGTTAATTCGACGGAGATGGTAGTTTCGGCAGACTTGATGGCTGTAAATATGGCAGGGATGGTGGCTGCCACTTCTATAAACTTATTGTTGTTATAGTTAGAAATACCCCACTTTATAAATTTGCTACTCGAGAAACCAATCTTGAACAATCTTGAATTGTATATCTAATATATAGAAAAAAACTGTATAGAAACCAATACTGGTTGATACAAGCCCATTATATGGTTGATGAAGAATGAAGATAGATTAATTAGAAAAAATGAGTTATAATGTTCGATACATATGTAACAGCAACGAAAATTAGGAGAGAAGAAAACGGagcaaaaaataaaatataaaaagtggaaaTGTAGGACGACGAATACTCTCACATGCTAACCATGTGACTAAATTTAACAGAGTTTTTTAAAGGCTATTACTAACAGGGACACCCACGTAATCAAAAGTTAACCACAAAGAACAACCACGTAATGTTATCTAAAAAAATATTACTCCCTCATTCCTATATTACTCTACGTTATTCCTTTAGACCATTCTCATCGGCCAGTTATGTACAATGTCATCAATAACTTCGTGGGAGGGCGCCGATGGCAATGGTGCCGCCCTCGGCCGCCCTCCACCGCTCTCGGCTTGCTCGCCCTAGAATTTTTCTTCGATAAGCATAAATGAGGACGAATATACAATTTGTTTTTGCCTATTTTAACGGCTATATAGCCGttgtaataatatttttattattattattttttttcaatacCTCCACTATATATACTACTATCCCCATATTACATACATCACACTTTTACTCTCATCCCAAATTAACCAATATATATCACACTTTTAAACCCTCAATATTACCCAAAAAAATCACTAATGCCTCCAAAATTGGATAGTCTCACAAAATATGCAATAGATGCTGCGATTTCAGATTTTGGTACTGTCGCACTCGATCTGCTTGATATGATAGatctagaagaagaagaagaagaaatcgtCGAACCGATCCCAAGAGCGCCTAGAAGATTTTTATTAAGAGATCGAGAGGAAACCGGTATGcgtttatggaatgattatttttcaGATAATCCCATTTTTTCGGGGATTATTTTCGCAGACGTTATAGAATGAGTCGGCAATTGTTCATACGCATTTGCCAATGTATAATTAATTATTCTCAAGAACCTATTTCGGATTATTTTTTATAGTTTCATCAAAGGCGGGATGCTACCGGGTTGCTTGGTTTCAATATTTTTCAAAAATGCACATCCGCGATAAAACAATTAGCGCACGGTACTGCACCTGATGCTTTTGATGAGTACTTACGTATGGGTCAACAAACGTCATACGATTGTTTGAATAATTATTGTAAAAGTGTATTTCATTTGTACGCTAATGAATATTTTAGAAAACTGACTCCACAAGATGCACAACGTCTTGTAACCGCGCATGCTGAAATACACGGTTATCCGGGCATGTTGGGTAGTCTAGATTGCATGCATTGGGCATGTAAAAACTACCCATATAGATACAAAGGTCATTATAAAAGAGGCGATCATGGATACCCAACAATCATGTTAGAAGCGGTTGCATCGTATGACTTATGGATTTGGCACGCTTATTTTGGACCCGCCGGTTCAAACAACGACATCAATGTGCTTAATCAATCTGATTTATTTAACGACCTACTTCAAGATAATGCACCTGCGTGTAATTTTTCGGTTAGTGGGTGTAATTTCAAAAAAGGTTATTATTTAACCAGTGGGATATATCCTGAATGGGCAACTTTGGTTAAGTCTTTCAAATGTCCACCTACCCCTGAATGTGCATAATTTAAAAGGTTCCAAGAAACTGCCCGAAAAGATATTGAACGGGCCTTCGGAGTGTTTCAAGGTCGTTGGCCAATAATTAAAAACCCTTCCCGACAATTCTATGTTGAATGAATCCGAAGAATTATGCACACTTGTGTTATATTACACAATATGGTAACCGAGGACAACGGAAGGGCAATGTGTGAT
This window of the Rutidosis leptorrhynchoides isolate AG116_Rl617_1_P2 chromosome 7, CSIRO_AGI_Rlap_v1, whole genome shotgun sequence genome carries:
- the LOC139859056 gene encoding uncharacterized protein, which produces MPPKLDSLTKYAIDAAISDFGTVALDLLDMIDLEEEEEEIVEPIPRAPRRFLLRDREETGMRLWNDYFSDNPIFSGIIFADFHQRRDATGLLGFNIFQKCTSAIKQLAHGTAPDAFDEYLRMGQQTSYDCLNNYCKSVFHLYANEYFRKLTPQDAQRLVTAHAEIHGYPGMLGSLDCMHWACKNYPYRYKGHYKRGDHGYPTIMLEAVASYDLWIWHAYFGPAGSNNDINVLNQSDLFNDLLQDNAPACNFSVSGCNFKKGYYLTSGIYPEWATLVKSFKCPPTPECA